From a region of the Pseudomonadota bacterium genome:
- the mtaB gene encoding tRNA (N(6)-L-threonylcarbamoyladenosine(37)-C(2))-methylthiotransferase MtaB, translated as MKFFIHTTGCKANQWDSYVMKNKLRDAGLALSSLLHADFIIINACTVTEGAERDIRRFINRCRRTNKTGKIILAGCHSQAYPGSTFGADIILGQNEKFNVEKFLEKKGCFVEGRGEFSLEGMPVITGGLQEGKTRFFFKIQDGCDKFCSYCIVPYARGIPRSRPAGEVLEFLRDLKEKGIKEVVLTGIEISAYHDPVTGSDLKELLRTLEHHETPERIRLSSIDPLYVDDDFIDIVASSKKIAKSLHIPLQSGSDRILALMKRNYTQAYIRKILERLNRKIPDIGIGMDVITGFPTEDKKAFEETCSFLESVDIYYLHVFPFSVRAGTEASLMEGSVPEGVKKERVRMLKRLDTEKRQAFYQRFMDADVLIVPEGKLYKGLYMRGYTDNYIPVHIPCEKTLENKLVKVTITGMDDGLVMGRTVNSE; from the coding sequence ATGAAATTCTTTATCCACACAACAGGTTGTAAGGCAAATCAGTGGGATTCTTATGTAATGAAGAACAAACTGAGAGATGCAGGTCTGGCTCTCAGCTCATTGCTCCATGCCGATTTTATCATCATCAATGCATGCACGGTAACAGAGGGAGCGGAGAGGGATATCCGGAGATTTATCAACCGTTGCAGAAGGACGAATAAAACAGGGAAAATCATACTTGCAGGATGCCATTCTCAGGCATATCCCGGAAGCACATTCGGAGCAGACATAATACTGGGTCAGAATGAAAAATTCAATGTGGAAAAATTTCTTGAGAAAAAAGGGTGTTTTGTCGAAGGCAGAGGTGAATTTTCTCTTGAAGGAATGCCTGTCATTACCGGGGGGCTGCAGGAAGGCAAAACGAGATTCTTTTTTAAGATTCAGGATGGTTGCGACAAATTTTGCAGCTATTGTATCGTCCCGTATGCGCGGGGGATACCAAGAAGCCGGCCTGCCGGAGAGGTGCTGGAGTTTCTCAGGGATTTAAAAGAAAAGGGTATTAAAGAGGTGGTATTAACCGGTATAGAAATATCTGCCTACCACGACCCTGTAACCGGTTCAGACTTAAAAGAGTTATTGCGAACCCTTGAACATCATGAAACACCGGAACGCATACGATTAAGCTCGATAGATCCCTTGTATGTTGATGATGATTTTATAGACATTGTCGCATCATCAAAAAAGATCGCAAAAAGCCTTCATATCCCCCTCCAGAGCGGGTCTGACAGGATTCTTGCGCTCATGAAGAGAAATTACACGCAGGCATATATAAGGAAAATTTTGGAGAGGTTGAACAGGAAAATCCCTGATATAGGAATTGGAATGGATGTTATTACAGGCTTTCCAACAGAAGACAAAAAGGCCTTTGAAGAGACATGCAGCTTCCTCGAATCCGTTGATATTTACTACCTCCATGTTTTCCCCTTCTCGGTAAGAGCGGGAACGGAAGCATCATTAATGGAAGGAAGTGTCCCTGAGGGCGTTAAAAAAGAAAGGGTGCGCATGCTGAAAAGACTGGATACCGAAAAGAGGCAGGCATTCTATCAACGTTTCATGGATGCCGATGTGTTGATTGTCCCTGAAGGAAAGCTCTATAAAGGTTTATATATGAGGGGGTATACGGACAATTACATCCCTGTGCACATCCCCTGTGAAAAAACCCTTGAAAATAAGCTTGTGAAGGTTACAATAACAGGGATGGATGATGGCCTGGTGATGGGAAGAACAGTGAACAGTGAATAG
- a CDS encoding M15 family metallopeptidase codes for MSARKKISLFLFAILFQYIIIVVPCYSENKIPDGFIDITKAIPSAVLDIRYFGPHNFVGERVDGYNAPKCYLTREAAEALKKVQEELKDFSLSIKIYDCYRPQGAVNHFVRWAKEINNAKTKKEFYPTVDKRNLFKDGYIAEKSGHSRGSTVDLTIVPIPVPEEERYVPGQPLFECYLPAGKRFKDNSIDMGTGFDCFHELSHPVNKKVGLQQRVSRMLLKTLMEKHGFKNYDQEWWHFTLKNEPFPDTYFDFVIE; via the coding sequence ATGTCAGCCCGAAAAAAGATTTCCCTATTCCTTTTTGCGATTCTTTTTCAATACATAATCATTGTTGTTCCCTGTTATTCAGAAAATAAAATACCGGATGGTTTTATTGATATAACGAAGGCGATTCCTTCTGCAGTTCTTGATATTCGCTATTTTGGCCCCCACAATTTTGTTGGAGAGAGGGTGGACGGATATAATGCGCCGAAATGCTATCTTACCAGAGAGGCAGCGGAGGCTCTAAAAAAGGTGCAGGAAGAACTGAAGGACTTTTCTCTGTCAATAAAGATTTATGACTGTTACCGCCCGCAAGGAGCGGTCAATCATTTTGTGAGATGGGCAAAGGAGATCAATAATGCAAAAACAAAAAAAGAGTTTTACCCTACCGTCGATAAAAGAAATCTTTTTAAGGATGGCTATATAGCAGAAAAATCCGGTCACAGCAGGGGCAGTACCGTTGACCTGACGATTGTTCCAATACCTGTCCCGGAAGAGGAAAGATATGTTCCGGGACAACCGTTGTTCGAGTGCTATCTGCCTGCGGGAAAACGCTTCAAAGATAATAGTATTGATATGGGGACCGGGTTTGATTGTTTTCATGAATTATCCCATCCGGTGAACAAAAAGGTTGGATTACAGCAGCGGGTGAGCAGAATGCTGCTTAAAACGCTCATGGAAAAGCATGGTTTCAAGAATTACGATCAGGAATGGTGGCACTTCACTCTAAAGAATGAGCCATTCCCGGATACCTATTTTGACTTTGTCATCGAGTAG